Proteins encoded in a region of the Natronorubrum halophilum genome:
- the upp gene encoding uracil phosphoribosyltransferase yields MPIEDRDNAHLITHALAKDTLSRIRDVETEQVSFRKGLVKLGRICGYEIIDGRMETEYVEIETPLEPTMGERVRGLDDVVIINVLRAATPFVEGLLKAFPRARQGVISASRDEEAGRSEDGSFPITVDYVKLPEITEEDTVIVADPMLATGSTMCTVLDYVIESSPDPENLIVLSAVSAPDGLLRVGEECPEADLLTVSIDDRLDDNGFIVPGLGDAGDRAFRTT; encoded by the coding sequence ATGCCGATCGAAGACCGGGATAACGCCCACCTCATCACACACGCACTGGCGAAGGACACGCTCTCGCGGATTCGTGACGTCGAAACCGAGCAGGTCAGCTTCCGCAAGGGGCTCGTGAAACTCGGCCGCATCTGTGGCTACGAGATCATCGACGGCCGGATGGAGACCGAGTACGTCGAGATCGAAACGCCCCTCGAGCCGACGATGGGCGAGCGCGTCCGCGGGCTCGACGACGTCGTGATCATCAACGTCCTGCGCGCGGCGACGCCGTTCGTGGAGGGATTACTGAAGGCGTTCCCGCGTGCGCGCCAGGGAGTCATCAGCGCGAGCCGCGACGAGGAGGCCGGCCGCAGCGAGGACGGCTCGTTTCCGATCACCGTCGACTACGTGAAACTACCCGAGATCACCGAGGAAGATACCGTGATCGTCGCGGATCCGATGCTCGCGACGGGGAGTACGATGTGTACCGTGCTCGATTACGTCATCGAGAGTTCGCCGGATCCGGAGAACCTGATCGTGCTCTCCGCGGTGTCAGCGCCGGACGGACTGCTCCGGGTCGGCGAGGAGTGCCCCGAAGCGGACCTGCTGACGGTCTCTATCGACGACCGACTCGACGACAACGGGTTCATCGTTCCGGGGCTGGGCGACGCCGGCGACCGCGCGTTCCGGACGACCTGA
- a CDS encoding cupin domain-containing protein: MDYSVVDPDKLEAVEERPCDLRRLSEPAGVERVALNRFRAEPGEQLPLAYHYHEQQEEAFVVLSGTLRVETPEGEFDVPEGSLFAARPEAPHRAYNPADAEDVVEVIAIGAPPVSGDAVQYDPADEE, encoded by the coding sequence ATGGACTACAGCGTCGTCGATCCCGACAAACTCGAGGCGGTCGAAGAACGCCCCTGCGATCTCCGCCGGCTGAGCGAGCCCGCCGGCGTAGAACGCGTCGCGCTCAACCGGTTTCGCGCGGAGCCGGGCGAGCAGCTGCCGCTGGCCTACCACTACCACGAACAACAGGAGGAGGCGTTCGTCGTACTCTCGGGGACGCTTCGCGTCGAGACGCCCGAGGGCGAGTTCGACGTGCCGGAGGGGTCACTGTTCGCCGCCCGGCCCGAAGCACCCCACAGAGCGTACAATCCGGCGGACGCCGAGGACGTCGTCGAAGTCATCGCGATCGGCGCGCCGCCGGTCAGCGGCGACGCCGTCCAGTACGACCCCGCGGACGAGGAGTAG
- a CDS encoding YgaP family membrane protein, whose protein sequence is MDKNVGGFDRALRVVLAIALLVFGYRNQDRTVGTLAFVAGSDLFATALVQRCPMNALFGIDTCNGDR, encoded by the coding sequence ATGGACAAGAACGTCGGCGGGTTCGACCGCGCGCTTCGGGTCGTCCTCGCCATCGCGCTGTTGGTCTTCGGCTACCGGAATCAGGACCGAACGGTCGGGACGCTCGCGTTCGTCGCCGGGAGCGATCTCTTCGCGACCGCGCTCGTCCAGCGCTGTCCGATGAACGCGTTGTTCGGAATCGACACCTGTAACGGCGACCGGTAG
- a CDS encoding S9 family peptidase gives MQPISAADYHDLCHVDDPQLSPGDERVAFVRRTPDDDDSYAATIYVVPVGGDAATPFTASEGVDSQPRWSPDGDRLAFASTRGESDRQQLWIVPTDGGEARRVTTVIGGIDDLEWSPDGSRLCFTQRVTAGDREEGRDRAVDPDYEREEPDPRVIDRMIYRAGTEYFDGKRSHVYVLEVDDALSGSLEGGESAGGALTRLTDGDADYVAPTWGDDETVYYAAKAGPEPDDSLAYDIYEHDLERGATAGPDAAEAFARTTGWLGSMDATEDGRVAFEYAPEEKASMRQTEIRVHDRATGDEVTPTEPLDRTVGHRCHFEWAPDGEALYFTTPDEGSRVCWSVPGDGSAEPTRVYGDGATIEDFSVGENAVAFVQSEWDHPGDVFVTTRGGNETHRLTRVNDEYLTDRPVRQPEEVWFETGGDAGGDGEPGDERERRIQGWLLTPPEFDADVSADETYPLIVEIHGGPHAHWTTAGTMWHEFQTLAARGYAVFWCNPRGSTGYGEEHAMAIERDWGEITLTDVIAGLETVCERDFIDPDEVFVTGGSFGGFMTAWAVGNTDRFRAAVSQRGVYDLTGFYGSTDAFKLVEGDFGTTPWEESDFLWERSPTAHVPAVDTPTLVMHSDRDYRTPANTAELFYLGLKKHGVDTRLVRYPREGHELSRSGEPAHVVDRLERTVRWFDGYSDHRDAPPALERERDADLSSAPEE, from the coding sequence ATGCAACCGATTTCCGCCGCCGACTATCACGATCTGTGTCACGTCGACGACCCACAGCTCTCGCCGGGCGACGAACGCGTCGCCTTCGTTCGGCGAACGCCGGACGATGACGACTCGTACGCGGCGACGATTTACGTCGTCCCCGTCGGCGGCGACGCGGCGACGCCGTTCACCGCGAGCGAGGGCGTCGACAGCCAGCCCCGCTGGAGTCCCGACGGCGACCGACTCGCGTTCGCCAGCACCCGCGGCGAGTCCGACCGACAACAACTGTGGATCGTGCCCACCGACGGCGGCGAAGCGCGACGGGTGACGACGGTTATCGGCGGTATCGACGACCTCGAGTGGAGTCCGGACGGCTCCCGACTGTGCTTTACGCAGCGGGTCACGGCGGGCGACCGCGAGGAAGGACGAGACCGCGCGGTCGACCCCGACTACGAGCGCGAGGAGCCGGATCCGCGGGTGATCGACCGCATGATCTACCGCGCGGGAACCGAGTATTTCGACGGCAAGCGGAGCCACGTCTACGTTCTCGAGGTCGACGACGCGCTCTCGGGGTCGCTCGAGGGGGGCGAATCGGCGGGCGGTGCGCTCACCCGACTCACCGACGGGGACGCCGATTACGTCGCACCCACGTGGGGCGACGACGAGACGGTCTACTACGCCGCCAAAGCCGGCCCGGAACCCGACGATTCGCTCGCGTACGACATCTACGAACACGACCTCGAGCGCGGGGCGACCGCCGGGCCGGACGCCGCCGAAGCGTTCGCGCGGACGACGGGCTGGCTCGGCAGCATGGACGCGACCGAAGACGGCCGCGTCGCATTCGAGTACGCGCCCGAGGAGAAGGCGTCGATGCGCCAGACCGAGATTCGGGTTCACGACCGCGCAACCGGCGACGAGGTGACGCCGACGGAGCCCCTCGATCGCACCGTCGGCCACCGCTGTCACTTCGAGTGGGCACCCGACGGCGAGGCGCTCTACTTCACCACGCCGGACGAGGGCTCGAGGGTCTGCTGGTCGGTTCCGGGCGACGGAAGCGCGGAGCCCACGAGAGTCTACGGGGACGGGGCGACTATCGAGGACTTTTCCGTCGGCGAGAACGCCGTCGCGTTCGTCCAGAGCGAGTGGGACCACCCGGGGGACGTCTTCGTCACCACTCGCGGCGGCAACGAAACCCACCGGCTGACGCGCGTCAACGACGAGTATCTCACGGATCGACCGGTGCGACAGCCCGAGGAGGTGTGGTTCGAGACCGGTGGGGACGCCGGCGGCGACGGTGAACCCGGAGACGAGCGCGAGCGCCGGATTCAGGGGTGGCTCCTCACCCCGCCCGAGTTCGACGCCGACGTGTCGGCCGACGAAACGTACCCGCTGATCGTCGAGATCCACGGCGGACCACACGCCCACTGGACGACGGCGGGGACGATGTGGCACGAGTTTCAAACGCTCGCGGCGCGGGGCTACGCCGTCTTCTGGTGTAACCCGCGCGGATCGACCGGCTACGGCGAAGAACACGCGATGGCGATCGAGCGCGACTGGGGCGAAATCACCCTGACAGACGTCATCGCCGGCCTCGAGACGGTTTGCGAGCGCGACTTCATCGACCCCGACGAGGTCTTCGTCACCGGCGGGAGCTTCGGCGGCTTTATGACCGCGTGGGCGGTCGGAAACACCGACCGCTTCCGGGCGGCCGTCTCCCAGCGCGGCGTCTACGATCTCACCGGGTTCTACGGCTCGACGGACGCGTTCAAACTGGTCGAAGGGGATTTCGGGACGACGCCGTGGGAGGAATCCGACTTCCTCTGGGAGCGCTCGCCCACCGCTCACGTTCCCGCCGTCGACACCCCGACGCTCGTGATGCACTCGGACCGGGACTACCGCACGCCAGCGAACACCGCCGAACTGTTCTACCTCGGGCTGAAGAAACACGGCGTCGACACCCGTCTCGTTCGCTACCCCCGCGAGGGCCACGAGCTCTCCCGCTCGGGCGAACCGGCCCACGTCGTCGACCGACTCGAGCGCACCGTCCGCTGGTTCGACGGCTACTCCGACCATCGCGACGCGCCGCCCGCGCTCGAGCGGGAACGGGATGCCGACCTCTCGAGTGCGCCCGAGGAGTAA
- a CDS encoding TAXI family TRAP transporter solute-binding subunit yields MQYNINRRRFVAAAGGVGVAALAGCSGGESGDGLSWHAGGTDGTYYPLSGEFKTIIEDNTDYSVQVQSTGASVANVSSLDGGDAEFALIQNDIAYFAYNGTGIDDLEGNEMESIRGVATLYPETIHVITQADSGIESLEDLAGTSINTGAPGSGTQVNALQILETAGIEEGDFDEQNADFGTAADQVQDGDVEAAFTVGGWPVGSIEGLATNQDINLVEIGGDLRDEILDGAEWFAEDTVPGGTYNGVDEDVETVSVQAMIATHDGVDEEVVEEVTTAIFDNTGDINTKADFIDVDSAQEGMPIDLHAGAQAYFE; encoded by the coding sequence ATGCAGTACAATATTAACAGACGGCGGTTCGTTGCGGCCGCCGGTGGGGTCGGTGTCGCTGCGCTCGCCGGTTGTTCCGGCGGCGAAAGTGGAGACGGTCTCTCGTGGCACGCGGGCGGGACTGACGGGACGTACTACCCGCTTTCGGGCGAGTTCAAGACGATCATCGAAGACAATACGGACTACTCCGTACAGGTCCAATCGACCGGTGCGAGCGTCGCGAACGTCAGCAGTCTCGACGGCGGAGACGCCGAGTTCGCGCTGATCCAGAACGACATCGCGTACTTCGCGTACAACGGAACCGGTATCGACGACCTCGAGGGCAACGAGATGGAGAGCATTCGCGGCGTCGCGACGCTGTACCCCGAGACGATTCACGTCATCACGCAGGCCGACTCGGGAATCGAGAGCCTCGAGGATCTGGCAGGGACCTCGATCAACACCGGTGCCCCCGGGAGCGGAACGCAGGTCAACGCCCTGCAGATCTTAGAGACCGCCGGTATCGAGGAGGGCGACTTCGACGAGCAAAACGCCGACTTCGGGACGGCGGCTGACCAGGTGCAAGACGGCGACGTGGAGGCGGCATTCACCGTCGGCGGCTGGCCGGTCGGCTCCATCGAGGGCCTCGCGACCAATCAGGATATCAACCTGGTCGAGATCGGAGGCGATCTCCGCGACGAAATCCTCGACGGTGCCGAGTGGTTCGCCGAGGATACCGTTCCCGGTGGAACCTACAACGGCGTCGACGAGGACGTCGAGACCGTCTCGGTTCAGGCGATGATCGCCACGCACGACGGCGTCGACGAAGAGGTCGTCGAGGAAGTGACGACCGCGATCTTCGATAACACCGGCGATATCAATACCAAGGCGGACTTTATCGACGTCGATTCGGCCCAGGAGGGGATGCCGATCGACCTGCACGCGGGCGCCCAGGCGTACTTCGAATAA
- a CDS encoding DUF1850 domain-containing protein — protein sequence MKRSTRRYGIVVLLVAFVATGALVASGANDRTLVVTDADTGDRLLEVPVDEGDEVTLSYTHSVEKTPVQDIYAVDGAELRADRMVFHSHGAGLPSDEPIERTDDGFVVEGDGSYEELVVSPSPIAGHELVVDGERYDLVAQSEGSVVLSIDGTVGDRLTALLESESSVDDQHGSDAQSATLLL from the coding sequence ATGAAACGATCGACCAGACGGTACGGTATCGTCGTGCTCCTCGTGGCTTTCGTCGCGACTGGAGCGCTCGTCGCGTCGGGAGCGAACGACCGCACGCTGGTCGTCACCGACGCCGACACGGGGGACCGGCTGCTCGAGGTCCCCGTCGACGAGGGCGACGAGGTGACGCTTTCGTACACGCACAGCGTCGAGAAGACTCCCGTTCAGGATATCTACGCCGTCGACGGAGCCGAACTTCGCGCGGATCGAATGGTGTTTCACTCCCACGGCGCGGGGCTGCCCTCGGACGAACCGATCGAGCGGACCGACGACGGTTTCGTCGTCGAGGGCGACGGCTCGTACGAGGAGCTCGTCGTCTCGCCCAGCCCGATCGCCGGACACGAACTCGTCGTCGACGGCGAGCGGTACGACCTGGTCGCACAGTCGGAGGGCTCCGTCGTCCTGTCCATCGACGGCACCGTCGGTGACCGCCTGACGGCCCTCCTCGAGAGTGAGTCGTCCGTCGACGATCAACACGGAAGCGACGCGCAGTCAGCGACCCTATTGCTATGA